One Paenibacillus crassostreae DNA segment encodes these proteins:
- the purM gene encoding phosphoribosylformylglycinamidine cyclo-ligase has product MSEAYKSAGVDIAAGNEAVERMKKHVKRTLRPEVMTDLGGFGALFNLNKDKYDEPVLVSGTDGVGTKLKIAFAMDKHDTIGIDAVAMCVNDIIVQGAEPLFFLDYLACDKVLPEKIEAIVAGIAEGCHQSGCALIGGETAEMPGMYSEGEYDIAGFTVGIVDKKNIINGSTISPGDIVIGLASSGVHSNGFSLVRKLLLEQAGYNLHDEITELGGKLGDTLLIPTKIYVKSLLALIEKVNVKGMAHITGGGFIENIPRMLPDNVNVNIDYGSWPILPIFELMQKQGGISNRDMFTTFNMGIGLVLVVNQKDASEALRVLQSHGEAAFVIGHVDEGESIVTFSGADV; this is encoded by the coding sequence GTGTCTGAGGCATACAAAAGTGCAGGAGTAGATATTGCAGCGGGAAATGAAGCAGTCGAACGGATGAAGAAACATGTGAAACGGACATTACGTCCAGAAGTGATGACCGATCTTGGGGGATTTGGTGCCTTATTCAATTTGAATAAGGATAAATATGATGAACCTGTGTTGGTATCCGGTACGGATGGTGTGGGTACGAAGTTGAAGATTGCCTTTGCTATGGATAAACACGACACGATTGGAATTGATGCTGTAGCGATGTGCGTGAATGATATCATTGTACAAGGAGCAGAACCGCTCTTTTTCCTAGATTACCTTGCATGTGACAAAGTTCTGCCAGAGAAAATAGAAGCAATCGTAGCTGGAATTGCTGAAGGTTGTCATCAGTCAGGTTGTGCATTGATTGGTGGCGAGACTGCGGAAATGCCTGGGATGTATTCGGAAGGTGAATATGATATTGCGGGATTCACAGTAGGTATTGTGGATAAGAAGAATATCATTAACGGATCGACAATCTCACCTGGGGACATTGTGATAGGACTGGCTTCTAGTGGTGTACACAGCAATGGATTCTCATTAGTACGGAAGCTACTTCTTGAACAAGCAGGATATAATTTACATGATGAAATCACAGAACTAGGTGGGAAATTAGGAGACACATTACTGATCCCTACGAAGATTTATGTGAAGTCTTTGCTTGCTCTTATTGAAAAAGTGAATGTTAAAGGTATGGCTCATATTACAGGTGGTGGATTCATTGAGAATATACCACGTATGCTACCTGATAACGTTAATGTAAATATTGATTATGGATCATGGCCGATTCTACCGATCTTCGAATTAATGCAGAAGCAAGGTGGGATTTCTAATCGGGATATGTTCACAACCTTCAATATGGGGATTGGATTAGTATTGGTCGTAAATCAGAAGGATGCTTCAGAAGCATTGCGCGTATTGCAAAGCCATGGGGAAGCAGCTTTTGTTATTGGTCATGTCGATGAAGGAGAATCCATCGTTACTTTCTCTGGGGCTGACGTATAA
- the purN gene encoding phosphoribosylglycinamide formyltransferase — protein sequence MSHYRIAVFASGTGSNFQTLVDAGKAGLLGGAKVELLVCDKPNAPVVQRAHDAGVPVHVFTPKSYASREAYEIEIVGQLETLNIELVVLAGYMRLLTTVMVEKYAGRLINIHPSLLPSFPGTNAILQALNYGVKLTGATVHFVDGGMDTGPIIAQQSIEIESNATVESLSQNIHDIERELYPRVVTWFAEGRVRLMDRQVTIISNS from the coding sequence ATGAGTCATTATCGTATTGCTGTATTTGCTTCTGGAACAGGTAGTAATTTTCAAACACTTGTAGATGCTGGGAAAGCAGGACTTCTTGGTGGTGCAAAGGTAGAATTGCTGGTCTGCGACAAGCCGAATGCGCCTGTCGTTCAACGGGCTCATGATGCAGGGGTACCGGTTCATGTATTCACGCCTAAATCCTATGCTTCACGCGAAGCCTATGAGATAGAGATCGTGGGGCAATTAGAAACTTTAAATATAGAGTTAGTTGTGTTAGCAGGTTATATGCGTCTGTTGACAACTGTGATGGTAGAGAAATATGCGGGTCGTCTCATCAACATTCATCCATCCTTATTGCCATCTTTTCCAGGCACAAATGCTATTCTACAAGCACTGAATTATGGTGTGAAACTAACGGGTGCTACAGTGCATTTCGTTGATGGTGGAATGGATACAGGCCCTATTATAGCTCAGCAGAGTATCGAAATTGAGTCTAATGCTACAGTAGAATCACTTTCCCAGAACATTCATGATATTGAACGGGAACTATATCCCCGTGTTGTGACATGGTTTGCAGAAGGACGTGTTCGATTGATGGATAGACAGGTTACGATCATTTCGAATAGCTAA
- the ilvA gene encoding threonine ammonia-lyase IlvA: MTELKKENKLGRVRMEDIIRAHHVLREVIVRTPLQWDAVLSAKYNCNVYLKREDLQVVRSFKIRGAYNMIRSLSEEDLVKGIVCASAGNHAQGVAFSCKTLGIQGNIYMPSTTPNQKVKQVRRFGGDNVKVVLVGDTYDDAYAEAMKACEEQGLTFIHPFDEPRIIAGNGTVAMEVMESLDTPADFIFVTIGGGGLAAGISSYIKAVSPQTKLIGVEPLGAASMSEALLRKEIVTLDEIDKFVDGAAVKRVGDLTYEICAKSLDDVLKVPEGKVCTTILELYNENAIVVEPAGALPVSALELYREQIEGKTVVCIISGGNNDIARMQEIKERSLVYEGLKHYFMINFPQRAGALREFLEDVLGPDDDITNFEYTKKHNKENGPALVGIELDSKEDYGALIERLNQKGFEYKDLNKEGNLFNLLF, encoded by the coding sequence ATGACAGAATTGAAAAAAGAGAACAAGCTAGGTCGCGTAAGGATGGAGGATATTATTCGTGCGCATCATGTTCTACGTGAAGTGATTGTTCGCACACCTTTACAATGGGATGCTGTACTTTCAGCTAAGTATAACTGTAATGTATATCTGAAGAGAGAGGACTTACAAGTAGTACGGTCTTTTAAGATTCGCGGTGCGTATAATATGATTCGTAGTCTTTCTGAGGAAGATTTAGTAAAAGGGATCGTCTGTGCAAGTGCTGGGAATCATGCTCAAGGTGTGGCATTTTCTTGTAAAACATTAGGGATTCAAGGCAATATCTATATGCCAAGTACAACACCTAATCAGAAAGTGAAGCAAGTCAGACGATTTGGTGGGGATAATGTAAAGGTAGTACTGGTAGGTGATACGTATGACGATGCGTATGCTGAAGCGATGAAGGCTTGTGAAGAACAGGGATTGACGTTTATACATCCTTTTGATGAACCTCGTATTATTGCAGGAAATGGTACAGTCGCTATGGAAGTGATGGAAAGTTTAGATACTCCCGCTGACTTTATTTTTGTGACTATTGGTGGTGGAGGGTTAGCTGCAGGGATTAGCTCTTATATTAAAGCTGTAAGCCCCCAGACGAAATTGATTGGGGTAGAGCCATTAGGGGCGGCATCCATGAGTGAGGCACTGTTACGCAAAGAAATTGTAACTTTAGATGAAATTGATAAATTTGTTGATGGTGCAGCAGTTAAACGTGTAGGTGATCTAACATATGAGATCTGTGCCAAGTCGCTAGATGATGTATTGAAGGTGCCGGAAGGGAAAGTATGTACCACGATCTTGGAACTATACAATGAGAATGCGATTGTAGTGGAGCCTGCTGGAGCATTACCCGTATCAGCATTGGAATTATATCGTGAGCAAATTGAAGGTAAAACGGTGGTATGTATTATTAGTGGTGGGAATAACGATATTGCTCGAATGCAGGAGATTAAGGAAAGATCACTTGTGTATGAAGGACTCAAACATTATTTCATGATCAACTTCCCGCAACGTGCAGGTGCACTTCGTGAATTTCTCGAAGATGTATTAGGACCTGATGATGATATTACGAACTTTGAATATACGAAAAAGCATAATAAAGAGAATGGTCCGGCCCTTGTCGGAATTGAGTTAGATTCCAAAGAGGATTATGGAGCTTTGATAGAACGTTTAAATCAAAAAGGTTTTGAGTATAAGGACCTTAATAAGGAAGGAAACCTGTTCAATTTATTGTTTTAA
- the purF gene encoding amidophosphoribosyltransferase → MSHELKSAQVPLDNSTDLPLWTGDFYNEGTGSSDIFDTLKEECGVFGVFGHSEAASLSYYGLHALQHRGEESCGICVADGKEFNYHRGMGLVKEVFDKDIMATLVGDVSIGHVRYATSGDSRLANAQPLVFKYRDGNLAIATNGNIVNAPQIRRELEEGGSIFQTTSDTEVVAHLIARSSKDVVEAAKDALQRIVGGFAFLIMTNDKLLVASDPHGLRPITMGRLGNSYIFASETCALEVIGAELIRDIQPGELLILDEDGLKEDRFTEPQRKALCAMEYIYFARPDSDLNGSNLHASRKRMGSRMALEAFVDADMVTGVPDSSISAAIGYAEQTGIPYELGLIKNKYTGRTFIQPSQELREQGVKMKLSAVRRVVEGQRVVMIDDSIVRGTTSRRIVNLLREAGATEVHVRITSPPFKNPCFYGIDTPNREDFIAHNKTIDEICQEINADSLAFLSPEGLIGAIGGDNANDHNGGLCLACFNNEYPTTLDFGGEEKGGCGC, encoded by the coding sequence ATGTCTCATGAATTAAAATCTGCTCAAGTACCATTAGATAACTCGACTGATCTTCCTTTGTGGACAGGAGATTTTTATAATGAGGGTACGGGCAGTAGTGATATTTTTGATACGTTAAAAGAAGAATGTGGAGTCTTCGGAGTGTTTGGTCATTCGGAGGCTGCCTCACTCTCCTATTATGGATTACATGCATTACAGCATCGTGGCGAAGAAAGTTGCGGGATCTGTGTAGCAGATGGCAAGGAATTCAACTATCATCGTGGCATGGGTCTGGTTAAGGAAGTATTCGATAAAGACATCATGGCTACTTTGGTAGGGGATGTATCGATTGGACATGTCCGTTATGCAACCAGTGGCGACAGCCGGCTTGCGAATGCACAGCCACTCGTATTTAAATACCGTGATGGTAATTTAGCTATTGCAACGAATGGGAATATCGTGAATGCACCACAAATACGACGTGAGTTAGAAGAAGGCGGCTCCATATTCCAGACCACAAGTGATACTGAAGTGGTTGCCCATCTAATTGCACGTTCATCTAAGGATGTCGTGGAGGCTGCTAAAGATGCCCTTCAACGTATTGTAGGCGGATTCGCATTCCTCATCATGACGAATGATAAGTTACTTGTAGCTTCAGACCCACATGGACTTCGACCGATTACTATGGGGCGGCTAGGTAACTCATATATATTTGCTTCAGAGACTTGTGCACTTGAGGTCATTGGGGCTGAATTAATACGTGATATTCAACCGGGTGAATTGTTGATTCTTGATGAAGATGGGTTGAAGGAAGATCGTTTCACAGAACCACAGCGTAAAGCTTTATGTGCTATGGAATATATCTACTTTGCTCGTCCTGATAGTGATCTCAATGGATCCAATCTACATGCTTCGCGTAAACGTATGGGAAGTCGAATGGCGTTGGAGGCTTTCGTCGATGCGGATATGGTTACAGGGGTACCGGATTCTAGTATTTCAGCAGCCATTGGATATGCAGAACAGACAGGAATCCCTTACGAATTAGGGTTAATCAAGAATAAATATACGGGTCGAACCTTTATTCAGCCAAGCCAGGAGTTACGGGAACAAGGGGTCAAAATGAAATTAAGTGCTGTTCGTCGAGTTGTTGAAGGACAACGTGTTGTGATGATAGATGATTCTATCGTTAGAGGTACGACAAGCCGGCGTATTGTTAACTTGTTGCGTGAAGCGGGAGCTACGGAAGTACATGTACGAATTACTTCACCGCCTTTCAAAAATCCATGTTTCTATGGGATTGACACGCCTAATCGCGAAGATTTCATTGCTCATAACAAAACCATCGATGAAATATGTCAAGAAATCAATGCCGATTCACTAGCTTTTCTTAGTCCTGAAGGGCTCATTGGTGCCATAGGTGGAGATAATGCGAATGATCATAATGGCGGATTATGCCTCGCTTGCTTCAATAATGAGTATCCAACTACGCTAGACTTCGGTGGAGAAGAAAAAGGTGGATGTGGTTGTTAA
- the purD gene encoding phosphoribosylamine--glycine ligase: MDILVVGGGGREHAIVWALAKSPEAGVIYCAPGNAGIGSIAECVPIAVNEFDALTAFAKDKNIDLVVIGPDDPLVDGIVDAFEAENIPVFGPRKNAAAIEGSKTFMKDLLHKYHIPTAAYEKFDNYESAKAYLVAQQVPIVIKADGLAAGKGVTVAFTMEQAEKALYDIMVSKVFGDAGSHVVIEEFLAGQEMSILAFVDGETVRPMVAAQDHKQVFDDDQGPNTGGMGTYSPLPHIDSKIIAEAIEMIIKPTAKAMVAEGRSFRGVLFAGLMISPDGTPKTIEFNARFGDPETQVVLPRLKSDLLAIMLAAVNGTLADIEIEWSNEAAVCVVLASGGYPASYPKGLAIHGLDEVRDALVFHAGTAKNEAGEWVTNGGRVLGVVGLGQDIAHARAKAYEEAAHIEFEGKQQRSDIAAKALLK, from the coding sequence ATGGATATATTGGTCGTTGGCGGTGGCGGACGTGAACATGCCATCGTATGGGCGCTAGCGAAGAGCCCAGAGGCTGGAGTCATATATTGTGCACCGGGTAATGCAGGTATTGGATCGATCGCTGAATGCGTACCTATTGCTGTGAATGAGTTCGATGCTCTGACTGCTTTTGCGAAAGATAAGAATATAGATCTTGTGGTAATCGGACCGGATGACCCTTTAGTAGACGGCATTGTGGATGCATTCGAGGCAGAGAATATTCCTGTATTTGGACCGAGAAAGAATGCAGCAGCGATTGAAGGAAGCAAGACATTCATGAAAGATTTATTGCATAAATATCATATTCCAACAGCAGCTTACGAGAAGTTCGACAATTATGAGAGTGCTAAGGCATATTTAGTAGCACAACAGGTTCCAATCGTAATCAAAGCAGATGGCCTAGCCGCTGGAAAAGGTGTAACGGTAGCCTTTACGATGGAACAAGCGGAAAAGGCGCTTTATGACATTATGGTTAGTAAAGTATTTGGTGATGCTGGAAGCCATGTTGTCATTGAGGAATTCCTTGCTGGTCAAGAAATGTCTATTCTTGCATTCGTGGATGGGGAAACTGTTCGACCGATGGTGGCTGCACAAGATCATAAGCAGGTGTTTGATGATGATCAAGGCCCCAATACGGGAGGGATGGGGACGTATTCTCCATTACCACATATCGATTCAAAAATTATTGCAGAAGCCATTGAGATGATCATCAAACCAACGGCAAAGGCAATGGTTGCGGAAGGACGTTCTTTTCGTGGGGTGTTATTCGCTGGTCTGATGATTTCACCAGATGGAACACCAAAAACGATTGAATTCAATGCTCGCTTCGGAGATCCCGAGACTCAAGTTGTATTACCAAGGCTCAAGAGTGACTTACTTGCTATCATGCTGGCTGCTGTGAACGGAACACTAGCAGACATCGAGATCGAGTGGAGTAATGAGGCAGCAGTGTGTGTAGTGCTTGCATCAGGTGGCTATCCAGCATCGTATCCGAAAGGACTTGCCATTCATGGGTTAGATGAGGTGCGAGATGCACTTGTATTCCACGCGGGTACTGCGAAGAATGAAGCTGGAGAGTGGGTAACGAATGGTGGACGTGTTCTAGGCGTTGTAGGTCTCGGACAAGATATTGCTCACGCCCGAGCTAAAGCTTACGAGGAAGCGGCTCATATTGAGTTTGAAGGCAAACAACAACGTTCGGACATCGCAGCTAAAGCACTTCTTAAATAG
- a CDS encoding aminotransferase class V-fold PLP-dependent enzyme: protein MLKIQSDDYVENIDSISSLEQYFNSFRSQTVGIDYSFQSPYGKKQLIYADWAASGRLYRPIESCIMDSFGPYMANTHTKSNITSTTMTNSYKRARNIIKRHMNANDQDILIMTDSGMTAAVNKLQRILGLKVPEWLQGHLNLSEKRRPVIFVSHMEHHSNHISWAETIGDVVCIDPGEQGSVDPDKLEQALLKYSHRTYKFGSFTACSNVTGISTPYHELARIMHKYGGVCFVDFSASAPYVNINMHPTSPTERLDAIFFSPHKFLGGPGSCGVLIFNSELYKNQVPDHPGGGTVSWTNAWGGRRYYKDIETREDGGTPPILQTIRTALCISLKEKMGCKQLNQREQELTSLLMKELSQIPEIFVLESQSEDRIGIISFVVLNIHYNLFTKLLNDRFGIQARGGCSCAGPYGHYLLHMNEKTSNLITDQLDKGDLTYKPGWVRLSIHPIMTRREILLITSAIRSILINIATWKQDYQYQPSTNDWVNRYTSSEVNVEGLFSF from the coding sequence GTGTTGAAGATACAAAGTGATGATTACGTTGAGAATATAGATTCGATCTCATCATTAGAACAATATTTCAATTCATTTCGTAGTCAAACTGTTGGAATAGACTATTCTTTCCAATCTCCCTATGGAAAGAAACAGCTTATTTATGCTGATTGGGCTGCGAGTGGACGACTTTACCGTCCTATAGAATCATGTATTATGGATTCTTTTGGACCTTATATGGCTAACACACACACGAAGTCCAATATAACAAGCACAACGATGACTAACTCTTACAAAAGAGCGAGGAACATCATTAAACGACATATGAATGCCAACGATCAAGATATTCTTATCATGACGGATTCCGGTATGACCGCGGCGGTAAACAAGCTCCAGCGTATTTTAGGATTAAAAGTTCCTGAGTGGCTTCAAGGTCATTTAAACCTTTCAGAGAAAAGGCGTCCGGTTATTTTTGTAAGTCATATGGAGCATCATTCCAATCATATATCTTGGGCAGAGACCATCGGAGATGTCGTATGTATTGATCCAGGAGAACAGGGAAGTGTGGATCCAGATAAGTTAGAACAAGCTTTATTGAAGTATAGTCATCGAACATATAAATTCGGCTCATTTACCGCCTGTTCTAACGTGACGGGTATCTCGACACCCTATCATGAACTAGCGCGAATCATGCATAAATATGGAGGTGTATGTTTTGTTGATTTCTCAGCTAGTGCACCTTACGTGAATATCAATATGCACCCGACTTCACCTACTGAGCGATTGGATGCTATATTCTTTTCACCTCATAAATTTCTTGGTGGTCCTGGAAGTTGTGGAGTCCTAATCTTCAATTCAGAACTCTATAAGAACCAAGTCCCTGATCATCCAGGGGGTGGAACGGTATCTTGGACTAATGCTTGGGGTGGTCGACGATATTACAAGGATATCGAGACACGTGAAGATGGTGGAACACCTCCCATTCTCCAAACGATTAGAACTGCATTGTGTATTTCTCTGAAAGAAAAGATGGGTTGCAAGCAGCTTAATCAGCGTGAACAAGAGCTGACCTCGTTGCTTATGAAAGAATTATCACAGATCCCAGAAATATTTGTATTGGAGAGCCAATCTGAGGATCGTATTGGTATTATATCTTTTGTCGTCCTCAACATTCACTATAATCTGTTTACCAAGCTACTCAATGATCGCTTTGGAATACAGGCTCGTGGTGGTTGCTCCTGTGCAGGACCCTATGGCCACTACTTACTTCATATGAATGAGAAAACTTCTAACCTAATAACGGATCAATTAGATAAAGGAGATTTAACTTATAAGCCAGGTTGGGTTAGATTATCTATTCATCCTATTATGACCCGTCGCGAAATTCTTCTCATCACTTCGGCTATTCGCTCCATTCTAATCAATATTGCAACATGGAAACAAGATTACCAATATCAACCCTCAACCAATGATTGGGTCAACCGATATACCTCATCTGAAGTGAACGTAGAAGGGTTATTCTCATTCTGA
- a CDS encoding DsrE/DsrF/DrsH-like family protein, with product MNKRMNLLMFSGDYDKAMAGLILANTARDINVDVTMFFAFWGLFLLRDPEKMTLEDKTIYEKLMTVITPKGPEALPLSKMNFSGLGKWMLEEMMEDQGAPQLIHFLKGARKKNIKFYACKLSVEIMGFKAEEFLPEVEIIDAQAYLKDALDSDMQLFI from the coding sequence ATGAATAAGAGGATGAATCTGCTTATGTTCAGCGGAGATTACGATAAAGCCATGGCTGGTTTGATATTGGCGAATACTGCACGTGATATTAATGTGGACGTCACGATGTTTTTCGCCTTTTGGGGACTCTTTCTATTGAGAGATCCAGAGAAAATGACGTTAGAGGATAAGACAATCTATGAAAAACTGATGACTGTGATTACACCCAAAGGACCGGAAGCATTACCTTTATCTAAAATGAATTTCAGTGGTCTTGGGAAATGGATGCTTGAAGAAATGATGGAAGATCAGGGGGCTCCGCAACTCATTCACTTTTTAAAAGGTGCTAGGAAGAAGAATATTAAGTTCTATGCTTGTAAATTATCCGTAGAAATAATGGGCTTCAAGGCAGAGGAGTTCTTACCAGAGGTTGAAATCATTGATGCTCAAGCTTATTTAAAAGATGCTCTTGATTCGGACATGCAATTGTTTATATAA
- a CDS encoding YitT family protein, with translation MKKRIIDILFIIAGAFLFALAVNLFVIPNEFGEGGVTGLTIIFYYLFQWSPGLVSLIINSFLLLIGYKFLDKTTTIYTIIAVVFNSLFLHLSVNWSISSDELILNAIFGGIFTGVGIGMIIRVGGTTAGTAILARITNKYLDWNISYSLLFFDLIIVFSSYFIIGAESLMYSIIMLYVGTKIMDFIIEGLNPKKAVMIISNEQDQIAEKVTLFMERGVTVLAGHGYFTKDPKEVLYIVISKQEVSTLKKIVKAIDINAFVTIHDVRDVFGEGFVDISK, from the coding sequence ATGAAAAAAAGAATCATCGATATCCTATTTATTATAGCTGGTGCTTTTCTATTTGCATTAGCTGTCAATTTGTTTGTTATTCCAAATGAGTTTGGTGAGGGTGGCGTCACGGGCCTAACGATTATCTTTTATTACCTTTTCCAATGGTCTCCCGGACTAGTCAGCTTAATTATAAATTCCTTCTTACTTCTAATTGGCTATAAATTTTTGGATAAAACAACAACCATTTATACTATTATAGCCGTTGTCTTTAATTCTCTGTTCCTCCACTTAAGCGTTAACTGGAGTATATCCTCTGATGAACTCATTCTAAATGCCATATTCGGAGGTATATTCACAGGTGTAGGGATCGGAATGATTATACGTGTTGGAGGTACAACGGCAGGAACTGCGATTCTCGCAAGAATAACGAACAAATATTTGGACTGGAATATTAGTTACTCCTTATTATTCTTTGACTTAATCATTGTTTTCTCTTCTTATTTCATCATCGGAGCAGAAAGTCTGATGTATTCGATCATTATGCTCTATGTAGGAACCAAGATTATGGACTTTATCATTGAAGGTCTGAACCCGAAAAAAGCCGTCATGATTATATCAAATGAACAAGATCAAATTGCTGAAAAAGTCACCCTGTTTATGGAACGTGGTGTAACTGTTCTAGCGGGGCATGGGTACTTTACCAAAGATCCCAAAGAAGTGCTTTACATTGTTATTAGTAAACAAGAGGTTTCTACACTCAAGAAAATCGTTAAAGCTATTGATATCAATGCCTTTGTAACGATACATGACGTACGTGATGTGTTTGGTGAAGGATTTGTTGATATTTCGAAATAA
- the purH gene encoding bifunctional phosphoribosylaminoimidazolecarboxamide formyltransferase/IMP cyclohydrolase encodes MSIKRALVSVSDKQGIVDFCRELSALGVEIISTGGTSSLLAKEGVPVTGISEVTGFPEIMDGRVKTLHPAVHSGLLAVRDNVEHQQQMKELDLGYIDLVVVNLYPFQETIAKPDVSYEEAIENIDIGGPTMLRSGAKNHAFVSVVVDSSDYSAVLEEIRKDGDTTLETRKRLAAKVFRHTAAYDALISDYLSNVTGDPLPERLTVTYEKIQDLRYGENPHQKAAFYRKPLAPQGTLTTAEQLHGKELSYNNINDANAALQIVKEFDEPAVVAVKHMNPCGVGTGSNVYEAYQKAYNADPTSIFGGIVAANRTIDAATAELLKEIFLEIVLAPDFTPEALEILTKKKNIRLLRMGEFGSAKERNSQFLFTSIDGGMVVQESDIHSVDTSDLKVVTDRQPTEDELKQLLFGWKVVKHVKSNAIVLAADNMTVGVGAGQMNRVGSAKIAIEQAGDKAKGSVLASDAFFPMGDTVEFAAKAGITAIIQPGGSIKDEESIKIANENGIAMVFTGVRHFKH; translated from the coding sequence GTGAGTATAAAAAGAGCGTTAGTCAGCGTATCAGATAAACAAGGTATCGTGGATTTTTGCCGCGAGCTGTCTGCATTAGGTGTGGAAATCATTTCGACAGGTGGAACAAGCAGCTTACTTGCTAAAGAAGGCGTTCCAGTTACCGGAATTTCAGAAGTTACAGGGTTCCCAGAAATCATGGATGGACGTGTCAAGACACTTCATCCAGCAGTACACAGTGGATTATTAGCTGTTCGTGATAATGTGGAACATCAACAACAGATGAAGGAATTGGACCTCGGATATATCGACCTTGTTGTTGTTAACTTGTATCCTTTTCAAGAAACCATTGCAAAACCAGACGTATCCTATGAAGAAGCTATTGAGAACATTGATATCGGTGGACCTACTATGCTTCGTTCAGGAGCCAAGAACCATGCCTTTGTAAGTGTGGTTGTAGATTCAAGCGATTATAGTGCAGTGCTTGAGGAAATCCGTAAGGATGGAGATACAACATTGGAAACACGCAAACGACTTGCTGCAAAAGTCTTCCGTCATACAGCGGCTTATGATGCCCTTATCTCTGATTATCTGTCGAATGTTACTGGAGATCCATTGCCTGAACGCCTGACTGTGACCTATGAGAAAATTCAAGATCTACGATACGGTGAAAATCCTCATCAAAAAGCAGCATTTTACCGTAAGCCACTAGCACCTCAAGGGACATTAACTACTGCCGAACAGTTACATGGTAAGGAGTTATCTTATAACAATATCAATGACGCTAACGCTGCTCTCCAAATTGTGAAGGAATTTGATGAACCTGCGGTTGTTGCTGTTAAACATATGAATCCATGTGGCGTCGGCACAGGAAGTAATGTATATGAAGCATATCAAAAAGCGTATAATGCTGATCCAACTTCTATCTTTGGGGGGATTGTTGCAGCTAACCGGACGATTGATGCGGCAACTGCAGAACTTCTAAAAGAAATTTTCTTAGAAATTGTTCTAGCACCTGATTTCACGCCTGAAGCACTTGAAATTCTTACGAAGAAGAAGAACATTCGTCTGTTAAGAATGGGTGAATTCGGCTCGGCGAAAGAACGTAACAGTCAATTCTTATTTACATCCATTGATGGTGGTATGGTTGTTCAAGAGAGTGATATTCATTCTGTTGATACTTCAGATTTGAAGGTCGTTACAGATCGTCAACCAACAGAGGATGAATTAAAGCAACTGTTGTTCGGATGGAAAGTAGTTAAGCACGTGAAGTCTAATGCGATTGTACTGGCAGCAGATAATATGACAGTTGGTGTAGGTGCAGGACAGATGAATCGTGTAGGATCAGCGAAGATCGCGATTGAACAAGCGGGAGATAAGGCTAAAGGTTCGGTGCTAGCATCCGATGCATTCTTCCCAATGGGAGATACAGTTGAATTCGCGGCTAAAGCTGGAATTACAGCTATAATTCAACCTGGTGGCTCGATTAAAGATGAAGAGTCCATTAAAATAGCGAATGAAAATGGGATTGCGATGGTATTCACAGGAGTTCGTCACTTTAAACATTAG